A genomic window from Desulfonatronovibrio magnus includes:
- a CDS encoding proline racemase family protein encodes MIPEHILQAFNNCFSQGITTIDSHTAGEYTRLVVSGIEPATGRTMAEKRVAFMSRYDHVRKLLTMEPRGNRDIVAALVTEPATPEAVLGLIYMDARRYPYLCGHATIGAVTTLVQTGLIPAEPDENGLAEMIVDTPSGPMPVQAEIKADRVISVSFTSVPCFVLTMNQGLTIPGIGRVTIDLVFAGGFFAMVDLDQPVLQKLSLDNNQLIALGMQITEQSCSEFKVSHPERPEVCTIDVTEFYRHENPDEGISYVVYGDSHLDRSPCGTGTSAKIALLHHKGLISRHTEYINKGPLKTKFKARIVREVMVGSHQAVEVCITGSASITGLHHFVLDEHDPFPNGFLI; translated from the coding sequence ATGATACCTGAACATATACTTCAAGCATTTAATAATTGTTTTTCACAAGGCATTACCACCATAGATTCTCATACAGCAGGAGAATACACCAGACTTGTGGTCAGCGGCATTGAACCTGCAACAGGCAGGACCATGGCGGAAAAAAGAGTGGCTTTCATGTCCCGTTATGACCATGTAAGAAAACTGTTGACCATGGAACCTCGCGGCAACCGGGATATTGTGGCAGCCCTTGTTACAGAACCAGCGACCCCTGAAGCAGTTCTGGGACTAATATATATGGACGCACGAAGATACCCCTACCTTTGTGGGCACGCCACCATCGGAGCTGTCACTACCTTAGTGCAGACAGGACTTATACCGGCTGAACCTGATGAAAACGGTCTGGCCGAAATGATTGTGGACACCCCTTCCGGCCCCATGCCTGTTCAGGCTGAAATCAAGGCTGACAGGGTCATTTCCGTATCCTTTACTTCAGTTCCGTGCTTTGTTCTCACAATGAACCAGGGCCTGACCATTCCCGGAATCGGGAGGGTGACCATTGACCTTGTATTTGCCGGTGGTTTTTTTGCCATGGTGGATCTTGATCAGCCGGTTTTGCAAAAACTGTCATTGGACAACAATCAACTCATTGCCCTGGGCATGCAAATTACAGAACAGTCCTGTTCAGAATTCAAAGTCAGTCATCCGGAAAGGCCTGAAGTGTGCACCATTGACGTTACCGAATTTTACAGGCATGAAAATCCGGATGAGGGCATCAGCTATGTGGTTTACGGCGATTCACATCTGGACCGCTCACCCTGCGGTACCGGAACATCCGCCAAAATAGCCCTCCTGCACCACAAGGGGCTCATATCGAGACATACTGAATATATCAATAAAGGCCCCCTGAAAACCAAATTCAAGGCACGTATTGTCCGCGAAGTCATGGTTGGCAGCCATCAGGCAGTCGAGGTCTGTATTACCGGCAGCGCCAGCATTACCGGACTGCACCATTTTGTCCTGGATGAACATGATCCTTTCCCCAACGGTTTTTTAATCTAA
- the rimP gene encoding ribosome maturation factor RimP: MSKEQQLSKLTELAEIYCRALGVYLWGIEYHPGPGGKKGILRIYIEAENGVTIDHCAELSRQISVALDVEDIVPGAYNLEVSSPGLNRQFFHIDQLPDYLGQKVKVVLKTPRDNRKKYSGTLLRVQDHEIIIESDSNAQWTFPWDEIHKINLAG, encoded by the coding sequence ATGAGTAAAGAACAACAATTAAGCAAACTAACCGAGCTTGCTGAAATATATTGTCGGGCCCTGGGCGTTTATCTGTGGGGCATTGAGTACCATCCCGGTCCTGGTGGAAAAAAAGGCATACTGCGCATCTATATAGAAGCTGAAAATGGAGTGACCATTGATCACTGCGCAGAACTCAGCAGGCAGATAAGCGTTGCTCTTGACGTTGAGGATATAGTGCCCGGTGCTTATAATCTTGAGGTGTCTTCACCAGGTCTTAACAGGCAGTTTTTTCATATTGATCAATTGCCTGATTACCTGGGACAAAAAGTTAAAGTTGTTCTCAAGACACCGAGGGACAACCGCAAAAAGTATTCCGGCACTTTATTGAGAGTGCAGGATCATGAAATAATAATTGAATCGGACTCCAATGCACAATGGACTTTTCCATGGGACGAAATCCATAAAATAAATCTTGCGGGTTAA
- a CDS encoding sodium:proton antiporter: MTSLVIYPITAVILFSVGLLGLVSHPNLLRKIVCLNIMAGGAFLFLISLAYRAGDPAMDPVPQAMVLTGIVVAVSATAFALCLARLIKEKTGHCSFDDNSEQ, translated from the coding sequence ATGACATCATTAGTAATTTATCCAATAACAGCAGTCATCCTTTTTTCTGTCGGACTTCTCGGCCTTGTAAGCCATCCAAATCTGCTGAGAAAGATTGTCTGCCTTAATATAATGGCCGGTGGAGCGTTTCTTTTTCTCATCAGCCTGGCTTACCGCGCCGGTGATCCTGCAATGGATCCTGTACCCCAGGCCATGGTCCTGACAGGTATTGTTGTCGCTGTCAGTGCTACGGCCTTTGCCCTTTGCCTGGCCCGGCTCATCAAGGAAAAGACCGGACACTGCAGTTTCGATGATAACAGCGAACAATAA
- a CDS encoding hydrogenase subunit MbhD domain-containing protein, protein MNLIFDLFIAICLIAVSVRIILVREHFQTIVLFITFGLFLALAWTRLQSPDIAIAEAAVGAGLTGVLLMDSLGAIKTSRKPARNRIPLKLVFLTIALIIALSYSAVHIPYDFSGLSQAAHDAMPASGLEYPVTAVLLDFRGYDTWLELGVLLAAVTGVLALRRRTNLTGSLLPAPAEPVGRWIIKILLPFMVLIGGYLLWLGAYAPGGAFQAGVVLAGAGVMLWQAGHPSIAVLPGIWWRILLCSGFSAFLILAVLSLFYADQMLTHPQSKAWILGIEYAATISIAICLVSLIQASPGSKPDSTIPN, encoded by the coding sequence ATGAATCTAATTTTTGATTTATTCATCGCCATTTGTCTCATAGCCGTATCAGTTAGAATTATCCTGGTTAGAGAACACTTTCAGACCATCGTCCTTTTCATCACTTTTGGACTGTTTCTCGCTCTGGCCTGGACCAGACTGCAATCTCCGGACATAGCCATAGCAGAGGCAGCAGTAGGCGCCGGTCTGACCGGGGTACTGCTCATGGACAGCCTGGGGGCAATTAAAACATCCAGAAAACCTGCCCGCAACCGGATTCCTCTGAAACTGGTTTTTCTAACCATTGCACTAATTATTGCCCTGAGTTATTCTGCTGTGCATATTCCCTATGACTTTTCAGGACTCAGCCAGGCAGCCCATGATGCCATGCCCGCATCAGGACTTGAATATCCTGTGACTGCAGTCCTTCTGGATTTTAGAGGCTATGACACGTGGTTAGAACTTGGAGTACTTCTTGCTGCGGTAACCGGAGTGCTGGCCTTGCGCCGCAGAACCAACCTTACCGGATCTTTGCTCCCAGCACCTGCCGAGCCTGTGGGCCGTTGGATAATCAAAATTCTTCTGCCCTTCATGGTCTTGATTGGCGGCTACCTGCTCTGGCTTGGTGCTTATGCCCCTGGCGGAGCTTTTCAGGCCGGGGTTGTTCTCGCTGGAGCCGGAGTCATGCTCTGGCAGGCAGGACACCCTTCCATTGCTGTACTGCCCGGTATATGGTGGAGAATATTATTATGCTCAGGATTTAGCGCTTTCCTTATTCTCGCTGTATTGTCTTTATTTTATGCAGATCAAATGCTTACCCATCCGCAATCCAAAGCCTGGATCCTGGGAATTGAATATGCGGCCACCATCTCCATTGCAATTTGCCTTGTCAGCCTGATTCAGGCATCTCCGGGCTCAAAACCGGACTCAACGATCCCCAATTAA
- a CDS encoding complex I subunit 5 family protein, with protein MNLDFWLPVLVLSSSLFTGIVIFFLKEESTRLRTALNLLGASIKVVAVHYMAYRLLVLDIIHEISFSMGLGFDFIIRVDFLSLMFVSLSSNLWLVTTLYAVGYLEESPNRSRFFGFFSLCVTASTGIAMAGNLITFFMFYEFLTLTTYPLVVHRETRQALDAGRTYLWYTILGGAILFVGIVSLQVLAGPVDFVDSGFMQSLGHEHHLTLKIIFALLIIGLGVKAALVPLHGWLPVAMIAPAPVSALLHAVAVVKAGAFGIVRVVFDVFERDFAGSLGLLGPLTGIAAITIIYGSIRALTQTDLKKRLAYSTVSQVSYITIGAALIAPFSTVGAIVHLVHQGVMKITMFFCAGNIAETLGLHNIRELKGVARRMPLTAIMFTLAAFGMIGVPPMAGFISKWYLGLGGLDSNNAWVLGVLVLSSILNAAYFLPVIHTMWFEKPDREWKTIRSSRLEAPWMLLTPPAITALAALLAGLFANWEWSPLGVARQIAVGMGVYP; from the coding sequence ATGAATCTGGACTTCTGGCTGCCCGTTCTTGTCTTGTCCAGTTCCCTTTTCACCGGAATAGTCATCTTCTTCCTCAAGGAAGAAAGCACCAGACTTAGAACAGCGCTTAACCTGCTCGGGGCGTCCATAAAAGTAGTTGCGGTTCATTATATGGCTTACAGATTGCTGGTCCTGGACATTATCCATGAAATCAGCTTCAGCATGGGCCTTGGTTTTGACTTTATTATCAGGGTTGACTTTCTATCCCTTATGTTTGTCAGTCTGTCCAGCAACCTGTGGCTGGTTACCACTCTCTATGCTGTGGGTTATCTTGAGGAATCGCCCAACAGAAGCAGATTCTTCGGATTTTTCAGCTTGTGCGTGACAGCAAGCACCGGCATCGCCATGGCCGGAAACCTGATTACTTTCTTCATGTTTTACGAATTTCTGACCCTGACCACCTACCCCCTTGTAGTGCACAGAGAAACGAGACAAGCCCTGGATGCTGGACGAACATATCTCTGGTACACCATTCTTGGCGGAGCCATCCTTTTTGTAGGCATAGTCTCGCTGCAGGTTCTGGCCGGTCCTGTGGACTTTGTGGACTCGGGATTCATGCAGTCCCTGGGGCATGAACATCACCTTACCTTGAAAATAATTTTTGCATTGCTCATTATCGGTCTCGGAGTAAAGGCAGCCTTAGTCCCCCTGCATGGCTGGCTTCCTGTAGCCATGATTGCGCCTGCCCCGGTATCAGCCCTGCTCCACGCCGTAGCAGTGGTCAAAGCTGGAGCGTTTGGAATCGTCAGGGTGGTATTTGATGTATTTGAAAGAGATTTTGCAGGCAGTCTCGGCCTGCTGGGACCTCTTACCGGCATTGCCGCCATTACCATTATCTATGGATCCATAAGAGCCCTGACCCAGACAGATCTAAAAAAACGACTGGCCTATTCAACAGTCAGCCAGGTATCCTACATTACTATTGGAGCTGCCCTGATTGCGCCTTTTTCCACAGTGGGAGCCATTGTCCACCTCGTGCATCAGGGAGTGATGAAAATCACCATGTTTTTTTGTGCGGGAAATATTGCCGAAACCCTGGGGCTGCATAATATTCGCGAACTTAAAGGTGTTGCACGGCGCATGCCTCTTACAGCCATCATGTTTACCCTGGCGGCCTTTGGCATGATAGGCGTTCCCCCCATGGCCGGATTCATCAGCAAATGGTATCTGGGATTGGGCGGGTTGGACAGCAATAATGCCTGGGTGCTGGGTGTTCTGGTGCTAAGCAGTATCCTCAATGCTGCTTATTTTTTACCCGTTATCCACACCATGTGGTTTGAAAAGCCGGACCGGGAATGGAAAACCATCCGCTCCAGCAGACTCGAAGCCCCCTGGATGCTGCTTACTCCACCTGCTATAACTGCCCTGGCAGCTTTACTTGCCGGTTTGTTTGCCAATTGGGAATGGAGTCCCCTGGGGGTTGCCAGACAAATTGCTGTGGGCATGGGGGTTTACCCATGA
- a CDS encoding complex I subunit 5 family protein — MIWILAVFFPLVAAFFCLLPGKGFLSGRLLMVCAPLPALFMALSGQHDQGIELNNFLLQSRLGFTPWGRELLTAISIVWAGSSIYAAFGRWNLTRSFAVMFLLSMCGNLGLIVSLDAISFYLFFALMTFSSYPLIIHSREEHTIRAGRIYLIMAVLGEGLLLAGLMTSVALTGSHYFSDIHLTMATVPETHPVFAMLFAGFGIKAGLVFLHFWLPLAHPAAPVPASAVLSGAMIKAGLAGWMFFFPLGMADFGLWAIILSVMGITGTFWGVLAGMAETRPKVILAFSSISQMGLMTFCFGQGLFMESLWVMAGPAMVYLIMNHALCKATLFLQTGISMRISSGYAGLIKVLSIIPALSLAGAPFTAGIQAKYLLKDVAGQGPFGSISSWILSLSSVLTTILLTHFFSCLEKTSISGKSDAAKYSSWLVMILTVLVLPFTIHHFQPDLRPYLLNSSTVISGLWPVISGIAIYIFFSRFISRKAARTVNALPVLAELLEKAWYHLNSRIRQSRVLGSEQVSMNFSQYTDMIISSRLAVKISRGLEKKFYSWTVFGLFFMVSILFFIFLAWIGQFNS, encoded by the coding sequence ATGATCTGGATCCTTGCTGTTTTTTTTCCTCTTGTGGCTGCATTTTTCTGCCTTTTGCCCGGTAAAGGCTTTCTCTCGGGCAGACTGCTCATGGTCTGTGCGCCCTTGCCTGCCCTTTTCATGGCCCTGAGCGGACAACATGACCAGGGGATTGAACTGAATAATTTTCTTTTGCAGTCTCGCCTTGGATTCACCCCCTGGGGCAGGGAACTCCTTACAGCCATATCCATTGTCTGGGCTGGAAGTTCCATTTATGCCGCCTTTGGCAGATGGAACCTGACCAGATCCTTTGCAGTAATGTTTCTTTTGAGCATGTGCGGCAATCTGGGGCTGATTGTGTCCCTTGATGCCATCAGCTTTTATCTGTTTTTTGCTCTTATGACTTTCTCATCCTACCCGTTGATCATCCATTCAAGAGAGGAGCATACCATAAGGGCGGGCAGAATCTATCTGATCATGGCTGTACTTGGTGAAGGACTGCTTCTCGCAGGTTTGATGACCTCTGTTGCTCTGACTGGCAGTCATTACTTCAGCGACATACACCTGACTATGGCCACTGTCCCCGAGACTCACCCTGTCTTTGCAATGCTCTTTGCTGGATTCGGCATCAAGGCAGGTCTTGTCTTTTTGCATTTCTGGCTGCCCCTGGCCCATCCTGCTGCTCCTGTGCCGGCCAGTGCAGTGCTGAGCGGGGCCATGATCAAGGCCGGACTTGCCGGATGGATGTTCTTTTTTCCGCTGGGAATGGCTGACTTTGGTCTCTGGGCAATCATTCTGTCTGTCATGGGTATTACCGGCACATTCTGGGGGGTTCTGGCCGGAATGGCAGAAACAAGGCCAAAAGTTATTCTGGCCTTTTCCAGTATAAGTCAGATGGGTTTGATGACCTTCTGTTTTGGCCAGGGCCTTTTTATGGAATCTTTGTGGGTAATGGCCGGACCAGCCATGGTTTATCTGATTATGAATCATGCCCTGTGCAAGGCAACACTTTTCCTGCAGACAGGAATCTCAATGCGCATATCATCCGGATATGCCGGACTTATAAAAGTTCTAAGTATTATTCCGGCTCTGAGCCTGGCCGGAGCACCATTTACAGCCGGCATTCAGGCCAAGTATCTGCTCAAGGACGTTGCAGGACAAGGTCCATTTGGATCCATCAGTTCATGGATCCTTTCCCTGTCATCTGTTTTGACAACTATCCTTCTTACCCATTTTTTCAGCTGCCTTGAAAAAACCAGCATCTCTGGAAAATCTGATGCAGCAAAATACTCATCATGGTTAGTAATGATACTAACTGTTCTTGTGCTGCCCTTTACTATTCATCATTTTCAACCCGATCTCCGGCCGTATCTGCTTAACTCTTCAACTGTTATATCAGGGCTATGGCCTGTCATATCAGGCATTGCCATCTACATATTCTTCAGCAGGTTTATCAGCCGGAAAGCAGCACGCACAGTGAATGCGCTCCCAGTATTAGCCGAACTTCTGGAAAAAGCCTGGTATCATCTCAATTCAAGGATCAGGCAAAGCAGGGTTTTGGGATCAGAACAGGTCAGCATGAATTTTTCACAATATACAGATATGATTATCAGCAGCAGACTGGCCGTAAAAATTTCCAGAGGACTTGAAAAAAAATTTTATTCCTGGACAGTGTTTGGTCTGTTTTTCATGGTATCCATCCTTTTTTTTATTTTTCTTGCCTGGATCGGTCAATTTAATTCATAA
- a CDS encoding amidohydrolase, producing MRKPDLILENARIHTMDPEIPLACSVAIAGRRVMHVQRDAKPEIAGGPRTKRIDLEGRLLMPGFWDSHFHYYQWAMGRMDIALDQAKSFTHCMQMIRAKALEIKTSNKLLWVQGQGFNESDWPDNRTPLRQDLDDACPDIPVLIWRCDLHLAVANSMALELSGLADDRPDPIKGLIGRDERGRLDGILREEAINIVKRVAPEPDLTTTTAIMGQAQSGLHALGITGVHDVRLAGNQSESALTFRAWQALRQNTQLKLRCWTSLPGEERESVQRLGLRTGLGDEYLRVGHLKYFMDGGMGARTAWMLEPYLDTGTNGLCLISPEAMLREVIAADQAGLAVMVHAIGDRTCHELITVFENAAMAMPKKNIEPALSHRIEHVQVIRENDLTRLARLGMPVSVQPANMLLDINMIDQCAGKTGRYAYNFGSMTDAGIDVMFSSDCPVCTPNPLVGIQAAVTRARNDKSPDGGWYPEQKVSLDQALAAYTSTPARAYKSWNIHGSITAGKFADMVVFEDNLFKADVHHIHRARVAMTIFDGKIVYQADHS from the coding sequence ATGCGCAAACCCGACCTTATTCTGGAAAATGCCCGGATCCATACCATGGATCCGGAGATTCCCCTTGCCTGCTCAGTAGCAATTGCCGGCAGAAGGGTTATGCATGTCCAAAGGGATGCAAAACCTGAAATTGCAGGCGGTCCCCGTACAAAACGCATTGACCTGGAAGGCAGGCTTCTCATGCCGGGCTTCTGGGATTCCCATTTTCATTATTATCAATGGGCCATGGGGCGCATGGACATTGCCCTGGACCAGGCAAAATCCTTTACCCACTGCATGCAGATGATCCGCGCCAAGGCTCTGGAAATCAAGACGTCCAACAAACTGCTCTGGGTCCAGGGACAGGGTTTCAATGAATCAGACTGGCCTGACAACAGAACTCCCCTTCGTCAGGACCTGGATGATGCATGTCCTGATATCCCGGTCCTTATCTGGAGATGTGACCTGCACCTTGCCGTTGCCAACAGCATGGCTCTGGAACTGAGCGGGCTGGCTGATGACAGGCCTGATCCCATCAAGGGACTGATAGGCAGGGATGAGCGAGGCAGGTTAGACGGCATTCTCAGAGAAGAAGCTATAAACATTGTCAAAAGAGTGGCTCCTGAACCGGACCTTACAACCACAACAGCCATTATGGGCCAGGCTCAGTCAGGCCTTCACGCCCTTGGCATTACCGGTGTTCATGATGTGCGGCTGGCTGGCAACCAGTCTGAATCAGCCCTTACATTCAGAGCCTGGCAGGCTCTGCGCCAGAACACACAACTCAAATTGCGCTGCTGGACCAGCCTTCCTGGAGAGGAAAGGGAGTCTGTTCAGAGACTCGGCCTGCGGACAGGGCTTGGAGATGAATATCTGCGAGTGGGTCACCTCAAATATTTTATGGATGGAGGCATGGGTGCCAGAACAGCCTGGATGCTTGAACCCTATCTTGACACAGGAACAAACGGTCTGTGCCTCATTTCTCCAGAGGCCATGCTCAGAGAGGTTATTGCCGCTGATCAGGCAGGTCTTGCTGTTATGGTTCATGCCATAGGAGACAGGACATGTCATGAACTGATTACTGTTTTTGAAAATGCTGCCATGGCCATGCCCAAAAAAAACATTGAACCTGCTTTGAGCCACCGTATAGAGCATGTCCAGGTTATCCGCGAAAATGATCTGACAAGACTGGCGCGTCTTGGCATGCCGGTATCGGTACAGCCGGCTAATATGCTGCTGGACATCAATATGATTGATCAGTGCGCGGGAAAAACAGGAAGATATGCCTATAACTTCGGATCCATGACTGATGCCGGCATAGATGTCATGTTCAGTTCGGACTGCCCTGTCTGCACCCCCAATCCTCTTGTTGGAATACAGGCCGCTGTTACCAGGGCCAGAAATGATAAAAGTCCTGATGGAGGCTGGTACCCTGAACAGAAAGTATCCCTGGACCAGGCCCTTGCAGCATACACTTCCACCCCGGCCAGGGCTTACAAATCATGGAACATCCACGGAAGCATCACTGCGGGAAAGTTTGCTGACATGGTGGTGTTTGAGGACAATCTGTTCAAGGCCGATGTCCATCATATTCACCGCGCCAGGGTGGCCATGACCATCTTTGATGGAAAGATTGTTTACCAGGCAGACCATAGCTGA
- a CDS encoding cation:proton antiporter has product MNIFEILSIIFCLCGGIFFLGGTVGLIRFPDTYSRLHALTKADNLGLGFTVLGLTLVSSSVPEILKLVLIWTLALISSSSACYFIGNHMFQIKKTVSRQNESNF; this is encoded by the coding sequence ATGAATATTTTTGAAATTTTGTCCATTATCTTCTGCCTTTGTGGCGGCATCTTCTTCCTGGGAGGGACTGTTGGCCTGATACGTTTTCCAGACACCTACAGCCGGCTGCATGCTCTGACCAAGGCCGATAATCTGGGGCTTGGATTTACTGTTCTTGGCTTGACCCTGGTCAGCAGCTCTGTTCCGGAGATTCTCAAGCTTGTACTTATCTGGACCCTGGCTCTGATAAGCAGCTCCAGTGCCTGTTACTTCATCGGCAACCACATGTTTCAAATTAAAAAAACAGTCAGCAGACAAAATGAATCTAATTTTTGA
- a CDS encoding monovalent cation/H+ antiporter complex subunit F, with product MNTFYLCMALFLVINILAGLWRVVAGPRPEDRMVAAQLFGSTGVATLLLLSQALDSPYIKNAALVFALLTVMAVLAFVRNTSHGLKQDIEK from the coding sequence ATGAATACATTTTACCTGTGCATGGCATTGTTTCTCGTCATTAATATTCTGGCCGGCTTGTGGAGAGTTGTGGCGGGTCCCCGGCCTGAAGACAGAATGGTAGCAGCCCAGCTTTTCGGCAGCACGGGCGTTGCTACCCTGCTTTTACTGTCTCAGGCCCTTGACTCTCCATATATTAAAAACGCAGCTCTGGTTTTTGCCCTGCTTACGGTCATGGCTGTGCTGGCCTTTGTACGCAATACATCCCATGGATTGAAGCAGGATATTGAAAAATGA
- a CDS encoding Na+/H+ antiporter subunit E, translating to MSLEPDQVSIQIYELYFLQPGTFKILYTMSINEKSNSENEDFRLFTGLSRHPVKLLPGLTVRIVIFSIIWWGLSAGVMDQIILMLFLILASALISILLIPPQKVNITGMILFIPFFIRLSVMGGIDVAFRAFRPSMPLKTGFVKYPLSLSHQTARVLFVWVVSLLPGTASVCLKDNVMNIHVLDRNINHTSNLEKLEHKIALIFG from the coding sequence ATGTCTTTGGAACCAGACCAGGTATCTATCCAAATTTATGAACTTTATTTCTTGCAACCAGGAACTTTCAAAATATTATACACCATGTCCATAAATGAAAAAAGCAATTCTGAAAATGAAGACTTTAGACTGTTTACCGGTCTTTCCAGGCATCCGGTTAAACTACTCCCTGGTCTAACAGTCAGAATTGTCATCTTTTCCATTATATGGTGGGGGCTTTCTGCCGGGGTAATGGACCAGATCATTCTCATGCTTTTCCTGATCCTGGCTTCAGCCCTTATAAGCATCCTTCTAATTCCACCTCAGAAGGTAAACATAACCGGCATGATACTTTTTATCCCTTTTTTTATTCGTCTATCTGTGATGGGCGGAATTGATGTAGCCTTCAGGGCCTTCAGACCATCCATGCCTCTGAAAACAGGATTTGTAAAATATCCATTAAGCCTCTCTCATCAAACAGCCAGGGTGCTGTTTGTCTGGGTGGTGAGCCTTTTGCCTGGTACAGCTTCGGTCTGTCTCAAAGATAATGTCATGAACATTCATGTTCTGGACCGCAATATTAACCATACTTCAAACTTAGAGAAACTTGAGCATAAAATTGCACTGATTTTTGGTTAA
- a CDS encoding complex I subunit 5 family protein, whose translation MPELLILIPFCAAVVCFFISGKIQAWTGLTAALLIVTAALKLSRDIYTSGIQRLNLGGWDAPLSIGLKIDGLSIIFILLTAAVGLMVSLYSVWYFSKEDEAKQATYFWPLWFLLWGALNSLYFVADIFNAYVVLELISISSAALSALTGTTASLKAALRYFLVAMAGSMSFLLGVGFVYAHTGALDMQTIAQAADHGPLMFSALGLMTVGLIMKAALFPFHFWLPPAHGQAPAPVSAILSALVTKGSFFLILRLWFSTFPMDASMHYPALFMGTAGVMAVLWGSYQAVIQTRIKHIIAYSSIGQLGYLFIIFPLMFINSDPYWQLEAWTACIFQVVSHGLAKAALFLAAGNLILFCGTDHIKSMRNIAGSLPMTTFTLGLAGVSLMGLPPSGGFVAKWMLLQSIIISGQWWLIIAPVMGGLLTAAYIFKILSSTFVSDRNVLKKNNISFFMEKSALILALLAMLMGFRAEEVIFLLQERMSFELSGGYLP comes from the coding sequence ATGCCTGAACTGCTTATTCTAATTCCATTTTGTGCGGCTGTTGTGTGCTTTTTTATTTCCGGCAAGATTCAGGCGTGGACAGGTCTGACTGCTGCACTGCTCATTGTGACTGCTGCACTGAAGCTGAGCAGAGATATCTATACCAGCGGTATTCAACGCCTGAACCTTGGAGGATGGGATGCTCCTTTAAGCATTGGACTGAAGATTGACGGGCTTTCCATAATCTTCATCCTGCTTACTGCTGCAGTGGGCCTGATGGTCAGCCTTTACAGTGTCTGGTATTTTTCAAAAGAGGATGAAGCTAAGCAGGCAACATACTTCTGGCCTTTATGGTTTCTGCTCTGGGGCGCTCTGAACTCCCTGTATTTTGTTGCTGACATCTTCAATGCCTATGTAGTCCTGGAACTGATCAGCATCAGCTCCGCTGCTCTAAGTGCCCTGACCGGAACAACAGCATCCCTCAAGGCAGCCCTGCGTTATTTCCTGGTGGCCATGGCCGGGTCCATGTCTTTTCTGCTTGGAGTGGGCTTTGTTTATGCTCATACCGGCGCGCTGGACATGCAGACCATAGCTCAGGCCGCAGATCATGGCCCTCTCATGTTTTCAGCTCTGGGACTTATGACCGTGGGTCTGATAATGAAAGCAGCTCTTTTTCCATTTCATTTCTGGCTTCCTCCAGCCCATGGCCAGGCTCCTGCTCCTGTAAGCGCCATTTTGTCCGCCCTTGTTACCAAAGGTTCTTTTTTTCTGATTTTAAGGCTCTGGTTCTCTACATTTCCCATGGACGCCTCAATGCACTACCCGGCGCTCTTCATGGGAACAGCAGGAGTTATGGCTGTACTGTGGGGTTCATACCAGGCTGTAATTCAGACCAGGATAAAACATATCATCGCTTATTCCAGCATTGGACAGCTCGGCTACCTGTTCATAATCTTCCCTCTGATGTTCATTAATTCCGATCCCTATTGGCAGCTGGAAGCCTGGACCGCGTGTATTTTTCAGGTAGTATCCCATGGACTGGCCAAAGCAGCACTGTTTCTTGCAGCCGGAAATCTCATTCTGTTTTGCGGTACCGACCACATAAAGTCCATGCGTAATATTGCCGGCTCACTGCCTATGACTACCTTCACCCTGGGCCTGGCCGGAGTAAGTCTCATGGGACTGCCCCCCAGCGGAGGTTTTGTGGCCAAGTGGATGCTTTTGCAGTCCATCATCATTAGTGGTCAATGGTGGCTGATCATTGCCCCGGTTATGGGTGGTCTGCTTACAGCTGCTTACATATTTAAAATCCTGTCCAGCACATTTGTTTCCGACCGCAATGTGCTAAAAAAAAACAATATTTCATTTTTTATGGAAAAATCAGCTCTGATACTGGCTCTTCTTGCCATGCTTATGGGCTTCAGAGCTGAAGAAGTAATCTTTCTGCTCCAGGAAAGGATGAGCTTCGAGCTTTCAGGGGGATATCTGCCATGA